Below is a window of Myxococcales bacterium DNA.
CGCGGCCCAGGCCTCGCGCTCGGGTCGCAACGGATCCGTGGCGGGCTCTCGCAGGTGGTCCTGGATGAAGTGGGTGTGGGTCGCTCCGGCGCGAAACTCGGGGTGAGCGAGCACCCGCATCAAGAACTCGCGGTTGGTCGTCACACCTTCGGCAGCCAGGTGGGACAGGGCTCCGAGCATCTTCTGGATTGCCTCGCCGCGCGTCGCCGCGTGGGTGATCACCTTCGCCAGCATCGGGTCGTAGTGGATCCCGATCTCGGTGCCTTGCTCGACTCCCGAGTCCACTCGCAGGCCCGGCATGTCCGGAACGAACCAGTCCACGAGCTGGCCCGTCGTCGGCAGGAAATCCTTGTTGGCGTCCTCGGCGTACAACCGGCACTCGATGGCGTGGCCGGACTGGGTCAGGTCGGACTGGGCGAACGCGAGTGGAGCGCCCTCGGCAATGCGGATCTGCTCACGCACGATGTCGATGCCGGTGACGAGCTCGGTCACGGGGTGTTCGACCTGAAGGCGGGTGTTGACCTCGAGGAAGAAGAACTCACCGTTCGGCGCCAGGATGAACTCGACGGTGCCCGCGCTCGCGTAACCCACGGCCTTGCCCACGGCGACCGCGGCTTCGCCCATTCGAGCGCGCAGCCCGGCGTCGAGGGCTGGCGACGGAGACTCCTCGATGATCTTCTGGTGGCGGCGCTGGATCGAGCACTCCCGCTCGAACAGGTGAAGCAAGTTGCCGTGCTGGTCCCCCAGGATCTGGATCTCGACGTGACGCGGAGTCTGGACGTACCGCTCGATCAGCAGTGTGTCGTCGCCGAATGCGCTCTTGGCTTCACGTTTGGCGCCATCGATGGCGAGGATCAGCTCTTCGCTGCGCTCGACGATGCGCATGCCTTTGCCGCCGCCCCCAGCGCTGGCCTTGATCAAGAGTGGGAAGCCGACCGCTTCGGCTTCGCGCGCGAGGTGGCTGGTGGTCTGATCGTCGGGTTCGACACCGGGCACCACCGGCACACCGGCGGCGGCGACCAGGCGTTTTGCGGCCTTCTTGGAGCCCATGTCGCGGATCGCACGCGGGCTGGGGCCGATGAAGATCAGACCGGCGTCGCCGCAGGCTTGGGCGAAGTCTGCGTTCTCGGCGAGGAAGCCGAAGCCAGGGTGAATCGCGGTCGAGCCGGTTCGCTTCGCGGCGTCCACGATCTTCTCGATGCACAGGTAACTCTCGCGGCTGGCGGCGGGGCCGATGCGCACCGCCTGGTCGGCTGAGAGCACGAACGGCGCGCCGGCGTCGGCGTCGGAATGGACGGCTACGGTCCAGATGCCCATGTTCCGCAGAGTTCGCTGGATGCGAGCGGCGATCTCTCCGCGGTTGGCGATGAGGACCTTGGAAATTGGGCGCATGTCGGGGCGCAGGCTATCACGGCAGGCCGGGTAAACGACGCGTTGCAGAGAGCGTGGACCTTGGACTATTGAGGCGCCCCATGGAACTCCGAGAGCCGAGGCTCTTCAGGGCCGAGCTGGTCGCCGACAGCGCGCTCTCGCCGCGCGTTCGCGCGCTCTCCCTCGCGACGCTCGGTCCCGAGCCGCTCGAGTGGATCCCTGGGCAATACCTGGAGCTTGGTCTGGCGGGTGCCGACAAACGCATGCCGTATTCCATCGCGAACGCACCCGGTTCGGCGCTGGCTGGGCGCTTCGAGCTGGCAGTGTTGCGCGGTTCCGGTGGTGGTGCCCTGGACGAGCTCGTCGTCGGTGCGGCGGTCGACGTCTTCGGTCCTTGCGGGACCTTCGTGCGCAGTGCCCCGCCTGACGTGCCGACGGTGTTTGTGGGTACCGGAACGGGGTTGGCGCCGCTCCGAGCGATGTTTCAGTCGGCGCTCGAGGAGCAGAGCAGCGCGCCGATCGTCGTGCTGTTCGGCGCCCGGACCGAGCCGGAGATCTTGTGGCGGGGGGAGCTCGAGGCTTTGGCGGACAGGGTGCCGCGCTTCCGATACGAACCCACACTGACACAACCTCAAAATGGTTGGTCCGGTCGGCGCGGCCGCGTGCAAGATCATCTGGCGGAGCTGGTCTCACCGCTGGCGAACGCGCACGTCTACCTGTGCGGGCTCAGCGAGATGGTGGTCGACTGCACGCGCGTGCTCACCACCGAGCTCGGCCTGGCTGCGTCGCGGATTTCCACGGAAGGGCACTGACGCGGCCGGGGAATGCTGACGGTGAATGCCTTCGTGCCGGCATTTGCCACGCCGCACTCGTCGGCGCATCATGACGGCATGGGTGACGCCGAGAACAAGCGACTGATCTTGGCGCGTCGGGCCCGGTTTGTTGCGATGGCGTTGGCGAGCGCCGGAGTGGCGTCGGTGGCCGCGACCGCTTGCGGCGGCAAGAGTGACGATGGTGGTAGCGGTGGCAGCGCTGCGGCGGCGAGCGGTGGCGCCGGCGGTGCTGCGGGTGGCGCCGGCGGTTCAGGTGCAGCGGGTGGTGCAGACGGAGCTGCTGGAGCGAGCGGTGGGGGTGGAGCGAGCGGCAGCTCCGGGGACGGCGGGAACACCGGTGGCGCGGCGGGTGAGCCTCAGGTGTGCCTGTCGCCGCCGCCACCGCCGGATCCGAAGCCGTGATTCACGGGCCCTTCAGCATTCCGAAGCCCATCATTCCAAACATGAAGATGACGAGCACGGCGCCCGCGAGCAAGAGGAGCCCGTTGATCGCGATGGCGGCGATGGCCACTCCGCGACTCCCGTAACGATCCGGGGCCGCGCGCACTCGAAACAGGGAGGCGACGCCGAGACCCAGCCCCACCATGTTCAGGACCAGCGCCAACCCACCGCAGCACAGGTAGAGCGGCAGGCTGAGCACGCCCAAGATCAGGCCGACAAGACCGGTGGGTTCGACACCGCTACCGCCCTCCTGGCGGTACGCACTGTCGGTGCTGACGCCGGGCGGCAGCGCCAATCCGTAACCCCCGACCGGACCGTGAGCTGGCGGGGCAGGTGGCACGCCGGGCGCGGGCGGGCCGGGGGGGCCGGGAGGCTGCATCGCGCTCAATCTCGCGAGCTGGCCCCTTGATTGTCAAGCGGCGGGCGCAAGGTCTCACACAGGAGGTCAGGTCGATCACTCATGATGCCGTCGACGCCGAGCGCGACCAGCGCGCGCATCTCCGTCGGATCGTCGATGGTCCAGGCATGCAGCTCGACCCCGCGTGCGTGGGCGGCACGCACGAACTGGCGAGTGATGACCCGAAGCCCGTGAAAGACAGGGGGCACCTGGAGCGCGTCGTAGGCAATGGGGACGAGGCGGCTCGCACCGAGCTTGCACGCGGACCAGAGCTCGAGCACTTCGGACGCCGAGGCGCTCTGAGCCACGCGGCCCCGGGCGATGCGCCGAAATTCGCGACCGAGCGCGCGCTCGGCCGCTGCCACCAGGATGCGGTCGTGCAGAGCGCGCCGCTCGATGAGCTCCCAGAGCGCCAGCGGGAGACCGACGCCCTGCTGCTTCATCTCCACATTCATGCGCAGTGTGGGGTCGAGCGCGACGAGCTCCTCCAGCCTCGGGATGCGCACGCCTTTGCCGCGCCAAGGTCGGTGTTTGCCGTCGTCAGAGAACCAGTAACCTGCGTCTAGCCGCTCGAGCTCGGACAAGGTGTGCTCACGGACTTGCCCATAACCATTGGTCGTGCGCTCGAGGCGGGCGTCGTGGAAGAGCACCAGGTGCCGGTCGCGGGTGAGGTGCACGTCGGTCTCGATGAAGTCGCAGCCCAGCCCGAGAGCTCCTTC
It encodes the following:
- a CDS encoding acetyl-CoA carboxylase biotin carboxylase subunit, whose protein sequence is MRPISKVLIANRGEIAARIQRTLRNMGIWTVAVHSDADAGAPFVLSADQAVRIGPAASRESYLCIEKIVDAAKRTGSTAIHPGFGFLAENADFAQACGDAGLIFIGPSPRAIRDMGSKKAAKRLVAAAGVPVVPGVEPDDQTTSHLAREAEAVGFPLLIKASAGGGGKGMRIVERSEELILAIDGAKREAKSAFGDDTLLIERYVQTPRHVEIQILGDQHGNLLHLFERECSIQRRHQKIIEESPSPALDAGLRARMGEAAVAVGKAVGYASAGTVEFILAPNGEFFFLEVNTRLQVEHPVTELVTGIDIVREQIRIAEGAPLAFAQSDLTQSGHAIECRLYAEDANKDFLPTTGQLVDWFVPDMPGLRVDSGVEQGTEIGIHYDPMLAKVITHAATRGEAIQKMLGALSHLAAEGVTTNREFLMRVLAHPEFRAGATHTHFIQDHLREPATDPLRPEREAWAAVAATLAARDTRMRARRTLPALPLGFRNNRVSREWVEYRLGERSLRVEYAGLDSNTLQVSADGAEHQVRQVIVALPRVSFEDESGLGHAFRVSRRDDHVFVHGLDGSVVFLELPRFPEKQLATAAGACVAPMPGKVVKVVAKLGDAVQTGDVLVVLEAMKMEHSVKASEAGIVVEMRVSEGEQVESEVVLAVLGPSA
- a CDS encoding oxidoreductase; translated protein: MELREPRLFRAELVADSALSPRVRALSLATLGPEPLEWIPGQYLELGLAGADKRMPYSIANAPGSALAGRFELAVLRGSGGGALDELVVGAAVDVFGPCGTFVRSAPPDVPTVFVGTGTGLAPLRAMFQSALEEQSSAPIVVLFGARTEPEILWRGELEALADRVPRFRYEPTLTQPQNGWSGRRGRVQDHLAELVSPLANAHVYLCGLSEMVVDCTRVLTTELGLAASRISTEGH
- a CDS encoding glycerophosphodiester phosphodiesterase; the encoded protein is MTEPRPILNGPRPHCFAHRGGAALWPENTLPAFEGALGLGCDFIETDVHLTRDRHLVLFHDARLERTTNGYGQVREHTLSELERLDAGYWFSDDGKHRPWRGKGVRIPRLEELVALDPTLRMNVEMKQQGVGLPLALWELIERRALHDRILVAAAERALGREFRRIARGRVAQSASASEVLELWSACKLGASRLVPIAYDALQVPPVFHGLRVITRQFVRAAHARGVELHAWTIDDPTEMRALVALGVDGIMSDRPDLLCETLRPPLDNQGASSRD